The DNA segment CACCTTGATTCCCGTCGGCTTAATCAGTTTGCTTATGTACATGGCCGTTGTCTCTCCTTCGAGGCTGGAATTGGTCGCAATGATGACCTCCTTCACATCCTTCTGGAGCCTTGCCATCAGTTCCTTCAATTTAATGTCATTCGGCCCGATCCCGAGCATAGGGGAAATTGCCCCGTGGAGGACATGATAGACGCCCTCGAATTTCCCGGTCTTTTCGTATGCCGCCAAATCCCTGGGGTTCTCCACCACCATGATGACGCCATGATCGCGCCCCGGGCTCGCACAGATCGGGCAGATTTCCCGGTCTGTCAGCGTAAAGCACTCTTTGCAGTAGTGGACATTGTGCTTCGCATCCCGGATAGAGCCGGCCAGACGGTCCACCTGTTCCTCCGGCATGTTGATGATATGGAAAGCCAGCCGCTGTGCCGTCTTGCTCCCAATGCCGGGGAGCTTTGACAGCTCCTCGATGAGTTTGGAAATCTGACTGCTGTAATAATCCATATTAGAAAGAAAGCCCTCCCAGGCCGCCAAGGCCGCCGGTCAGCTCTGCCATAACAGCGCTGCTGTCCTCTTCCATCTTATGAAACGCCTCATTGACGGCAGCCACGATCATGTCCTCCAACATCTCCACATCATCGGGATCCACTGCCTCCGGG comes from the Eubacteriaceae bacterium Marseille-Q4139 genome and includes:
- the recR gene encoding recombination mediator RecR, producing the protein MDYYSSQISKLIEELSKLPGIGSKTAQRLAFHIINMPEEQVDRLAGSIRDAKHNVHYCKECFTLTDREICPICASPGRDHGVIMVVENPRDLAAYEKTGKFEGVYHVLHGAISPMLGIGPNDIKLKELMARLQKDVKEVIIATNSSLEGETTAMYISKLIKPTGIKVTRIASGVPVGGDLEYIDEVTLLRALEGRVEL